A region of the Arenibacter antarcticus genome:
GTTGTTCCAAACTCCAGCCGAAGCAGCAAAACAAGCCGTAGAAAACGATGTTCATATTTTAGGAATATCCTCCTTAGCAGGTGGACATAAAACTTTGGTACCCCAAGTATTGGAGGCGTTAAAATCTTATGGACGTGAGGATATTATGGTAATTGTTGGTGGGGTAGTACCCAAACAAGATTATGATTATCTATATAATGCAGGGGCAGTGGCCGTTTTTGGACCGGGAACAAAAATAAGCGAGACGGCGATCCAAATTCTGGATATCCTAAGTGCCTAGGGGTCGGCCTACAGCCTCTTAGCCACTATATAGCTGCACTTGTTAGCACTTACAAACCCCTGACCAAAGGGTTTTTCACTTGCTGTTAACAAAATACATTTTATAACAAGTTAAATAATCGTATTTTTACCCACTAACTTACTATGATAATGGGCAAAATAATTGCTATTGCAAATCAAAAAGGTGGCGTAGGAAAAACTACCACTTCGGTAAATTTAGCTGCCGCATTGGGTGTTTTGGAAAAAAAAGTCTTGTTAATTGATGCCGACCCCCAAGCAAACGCTACTTCGGGATTAGGTTTGGACGTTGATAACATAGAAATGGGCACCTATCAATTATTGGAACACACCAAAACTGCCAAGGAAACCATAGTAGCCACAACCTCCCCTAATGTAGACCTGATTCCCTCACATATCGACTTGGTAGCCATCGAAATAGAATTGGTGGACAAAGAAGATCGGGAATATATGATGAAGAAAGCTATCCGTGACCTCAAGGAGGATTACGATTATATTCTTATCGATTGCGCTCCCTCCCTGGGACTATTAACATTAAATGCCCTAACTGCAGCAGATTCAGTAATGATTCCTATTCAATGCGAATATTTTGCACTGGAAGGTTTGGGGAAATTATTGAATACTATAAAAAGCGTTCAAAAAATACACAATCCCGATCTGGATATAGAAGGTATGGTACTCACTATGTACGATTCCAGGCTACGCCTGTCCAATCAGGTAGTGGAAGAAGTTAAAAAACATTTTTCTGAGATGGTATTTAATACCATCATTCAAAGAAATGTTAGATTAAGCGAAGCACCAAGTTATGGCGAAAGCATTATTAAATATGATGCTAGTAGTACAGGAGCAGCCAATTATTTAAATTTGGCCCATGAAGTAGTTATGAAAAACAAGGAAATAGCATAATGGCGAAAGCGACAAAAAAACAAGCGTTGGGCCGCGGATTATCGGCCTTATTAAAAGATCCCAACAACGACATTCAATCGGCTACCGATAAGAATGCTGATAAGGTGGTGGGTAATATTGTGGAATTGGAACTGAGTGCCATAGAGGTAAACCCATTTCAACCCCGTTCCAATTTTAACGATGAAGCCTTGCATGAACTTGCTTCCTCTATCAGGGAATTGGGTGTTATACAGCCTATTACCGTTAGAAAGTTGGATTTTAACCAATACCAATTGGTTTCTGGGGAACGACGATTTAGAGCCTCCAAATTAATTGGACTAGAGACCATTCCCGCCTATATCCGTATTGCCAATGACCAAGAGTCTCTAGAAATGGCCTTGGTTGAAAATATTCAGCGTCAGGATCTGGACCCGATAGAAATTGCCATTTCTTATCAACGGTTGATTGATGAAATTCAATTGACCCAAGAAAAGATGAGCGAAAGGGTAGGAAAAAAGCGATCTACTATTACCAACTATCTGCGATTATTACGTTTAGACCCCATTATTCAGACTGGAATTAGAGATGGTTTCGTGAGCATGGGCCACGGAAGAGCTTTGGTTAATGTGGTAGAAAAGCAAGACCAAATTGCTTTATATGAAAAAATCGTTGGCGAAAATCTTTCTGTAAGGGATACCGAGAAGGCGGTAAAGGACTACCAAGAAGCGAAGTCCAACCCAAACCAAAATTCCTCTCCCGAATCAAAAAATAAAAATACATCTAAGACCAACCCAGAATTTATAACCAAAAACCTAGGTAAATTTTCAGATTATTTAGCCGTGAAGGTAGATATTAAAGCATCTGAAAAAGGGAAAGGCAAAATAACCATCCCCTTTCATTCCCAGGAAGAATTCAATCGATTAAAAAAATTGATTACGGGTGAATAAATGTTTTCTATCGTTAGTCGTCTTTTTTCTTGTTTTAACTTTTGGGACTGCTCAAGAGGGGGAACAAGCATCCGATTCTGTACAGGTGGCCCTAAAGGAACAGGGGATAACAGTGATAGACACGTTAAAGATCAAAAAAAAGGCTATCAATCCGTTGGCTC
Encoded here:
- a CDS encoding ParA family protein → MGKIIAIANQKGGVGKTTTSVNLAAALGVLEKKVLLIDADPQANATSGLGLDVDNIEMGTYQLLEHTKTAKETIVATTSPNVDLIPSHIDLVAIEIELVDKEDREYMMKKAIRDLKEDYDYILIDCAPSLGLLTLNALTAADSVMIPIQCEYFALEGLGKLLNTIKSVQKIHNPDLDIEGMVLTMYDSRLRLSNQVVEEVKKHFSEMVFNTIIQRNVRLSEAPSYGESIIKYDASSTGAANYLNLAHEVVMKNKEIA
- a CDS encoding ParB/RepB/Spo0J family partition protein; translated protein: MAKATKKQALGRGLSALLKDPNNDIQSATDKNADKVVGNIVELELSAIEVNPFQPRSNFNDEALHELASSIRELGVIQPITVRKLDFNQYQLVSGERRFRASKLIGLETIPAYIRIANDQESLEMALVENIQRQDLDPIEIAISYQRLIDEIQLTQEKMSERVGKKRSTITNYLRLLRLDPIIQTGIRDGFVSMGHGRALVNVVEKQDQIALYEKIVGENLSVRDTEKAVKDYQEAKSNPNQNSSPESKNKNTSKTNPEFITKNLGKFSDYLAVKVDIKASEKGKGKITIPFHSQEEFNRLKKLITGE